A window of Cellulomonas wangleii genomic DNA:
GTTACGTCGACCCTGACGTCCGTGAGCGACGTGCCCGGCGGCTACCAGGCCGTGTTCGAGAACACCTTCGAGGCCGAGGGGCAGGCCAAGCCCGCCGCCGTCGCCGTCATGATCGTGCGGTACTACCGGTGAGCGCCGGGGTGGGCGCGAACGTGGGCACGGGCACGGCCTCCGGCACGGACCTGACCGGCAGGGCCGCGGTCGTCACCGGCAGCGGGCGGGGCCTGGGACGCGCGTACGCCCGGGCGCTGGCTGCCGCGGGGGCCGGCGTCGTGGTCAACGACGTCGACGCCGACGCCGCGCAGGCCACGGTCGACGCGATCGTCGCCGACGGCGGCGCGGCCGTCGCGGTCGTCGCGCCCGTGGGCCCGACCGAGACCGCGGACCGCCTGGTCGCGGCCGCGGTCGAGGAGTTCGGACGGCTCGACGTGCTGGTCACCAACGCCGGCGTGCTGCGCGACCGCGTGCTGTGGAAGACCTCCGACGAGGACTTCGACCTGGTCGTCGACACCCACCTGCGGGGGACGTTCACGACGGCCCGCGCGGCGGCTGTCCGCATGCGTGAGCAGGGCGAGGGCGGGCGGATCGTGCTGGTCGGGTCGCCCGCCGGGCAGCACGGCAACTTCGGCCAGACCAGCTACGCGGCGGCGAAGGCGGGGATCGTCGCGATGGCCCGCACCTGGTCGCTCGAGCTGGCGCGCGCCGGGATCACGGTCAACGCCGTCGTGCCCACGGCGATCACCGCGATGACCGCGACCATCCCGGTGTACGCCGAGGTCGCTGCCGCCTACGACCGCGGGGAGCCGCTGCCGCGCGTCGTGCGCCAGGAGCACGCGCTGGGCGGCCCGGAGGACGTCGCGCCGCTCGTGGTGTGGCTCGCGTCCGACGCGTCCGCCGGGGTCACCGGGCAGGCCAT
This region includes:
- a CDS encoding SDR family NAD(P)-dependent oxidoreductase; the protein is MSAGVGANVGTGTASGTDLTGRAAVVTGSGRGLGRAYARALAAAGAGVVVNDVDADAAQATVDAIVADGGAAVAVVAPVGPTETADRLVAAAVEEFGRLDVLVTNAGVLRDRVLWKTSDEDFDLVVDTHLRGTFTTARAAAVRMREQGEGGRIVLVGSPAGQHGNFGQTSYAAAKAGIVAMARTWSLELARAGITVNAVVPTAITAMTATIPVYAEVAAAYDRGEPLPRVVRQEHALGGPEDVAPLVVWLASDASAGVTGQAIGIGGDKLSLYSVPQEVGLTFREGGWTADAIAEAWEAGFAPHQQPSGITLPPLDA